The following are from one region of the Hymenobacter radiodurans genome:
- a CDS encoding DEAD/DEAH box helicase: protein MKVSTSQPFQIVYSLLEHEYLGYLFESYVVQRNPRGQLTLQHQTVSVKNAPEFAAGLDAIDFELIALTDQIQQDCVIKEFWPKKTTPADFFFKIYDPEKGDKSLQEQIARYVQERMGQILARLGGKCVFIMGKDGEPTWREISMADEPASVLFHFRRNEDNTHYFPTIQYKGQKLDFQFKNAVVVSAQPAWLMVSDVLYSFRNDVDGKKLQPFLNKKFIVIPRQVEDSYFQRFVAPLVESFDVHARGFDIRSERYVARPQLTFSDVPGVLVVTEEAPRAGARNGNLPPSATTTVSSGHIHFDLSFRYGDHTVPNSFDKRVSVKLEKTADSYIFHRLIRNIDHEEAMIKELADRALEVRNGRAVLEKATAFRWLHSHAEELSRLGFTVQQSTTSGKDYFIGAITVEVGITESNDWFDVHGTVRFGEFEIPFVKLRSYILGRRHEYRLPNGQIAIIPEEWFSQYLELFAFSEENDNTLTLRKHHLALVSDLQNGNLATVTMSRKLEKLRGFETVEEQAMPAGFKGKLRPYQKAGYDWLHFVKDYGFGGCLADDMGLGKTIQTLALLLQRKESGDSSGSASLLVMPTSLVFNWMSEAFKFAPSLRLLIYTGTYRDKNVEQFSDYDVVLTSYGIVRLDAELLKTYKFDYVILDESQAIKNPSSTTSQAVRGLHSRHRLILTGTPVENSTMDLWSQMSFINPGLLGSQAFFRKEFLKPIEKGKDETRTRKLHALIKPFILRRHKAQVAKELPEKIENLSYCSMTDEQAQCYEETKSFYRNKILRNIEEHGTASTQFMLLQGLTKLRQIANHPRMADETYEAESGKLREVVRMIRSVVAEGHKVLVFSQFVKHLDIVRASLDEKQIEYAYLDGNTRDRHKEVARFQETEDLRVFLISLKAGGVGLNLTAADYVFILDPWWNPAVEAQAVDRAHRIGQQRTVFTYKFISKNTVEEKILALQNKKIQLVTDLISTDETIIKSLTKEDIEELLG, encoded by the coding sequence ATGAAGGTTTCTACGTCGCAGCCGTTTCAAATTGTTTATTCGCTGCTCGAACACGAATACTTAGGCTATTTGTTTGAATCGTACGTGGTGCAGCGCAACCCGCGCGGACAACTAACCCTTCAGCATCAGACCGTTTCGGTTAAAAATGCCCCCGAATTTGCTGCCGGTCTCGACGCAATCGATTTCGAGTTAATTGCTCTCACCGACCAGATTCAGCAGGATTGCGTCATTAAAGAGTTCTGGCCCAAAAAGACGACCCCCGCCGATTTCTTCTTCAAAATCTATGACCCTGAAAAGGGCGACAAAAGCTTACAGGAGCAAATAGCCCGCTACGTGCAGGAGCGCATGGGGCAGATTCTGGCACGTCTGGGGGGCAAATGTGTCTTCATCATGGGCAAAGACGGTGAGCCCACCTGGCGTGAAATAAGTATGGCCGATGAGCCCGCGTCAGTGCTTTTCCACTTCCGCCGGAATGAGGATAATACCCACTATTTCCCCACGATCCAGTACAAGGGGCAAAAGCTGGATTTTCAGTTTAAGAATGCCGTAGTCGTAAGCGCGCAGCCCGCGTGGCTGATGGTTAGCGATGTACTCTACAGCTTTCGCAATGATGTGGATGGCAAGAAGCTGCAACCCTTTCTGAATAAGAAGTTTATCGTCATTCCACGTCAGGTAGAAGACAGCTACTTTCAACGCTTCGTGGCTCCGCTAGTCGAGTCATTCGATGTGCACGCCCGCGGCTTTGATATTCGCTCGGAGCGCTACGTAGCCCGGCCTCAGCTCACCTTTTCCGATGTGCCTGGCGTGTTGGTCGTAACGGAGGAAGCGCCGCGCGCTGGTGCTCGCAATGGAAATTTGCCCCCCAGTGCCACCACTACCGTTTCTTCCGGCCACATTCACTTCGATCTTTCCTTCCGCTACGGCGACCACACCGTGCCCAATAGCTTCGATAAGCGGGTGAGCGTAAAGCTGGAAAAAACCGCTGACAGCTACATTTTTCATCGCCTCATTCGCAACATCGACCACGAGGAGGCCATGATAAAGGAACTCGCTGACCGCGCGCTGGAAGTGCGCAATGGCCGCGCGGTGCTGGAAAAAGCCACCGCGTTTCGTTGGCTGCACAGCCACGCCGAAGAGTTGTCGCGCCTTGGATTTACGGTGCAGCAAAGCACTACGTCAGGCAAAGACTACTTCATTGGCGCCATTACGGTAGAGGTCGGTATCACAGAGTCTAATGATTGGTTTGATGTGCACGGCACGGTTCGCTTCGGAGAGTTCGAAATTCCCTTCGTAAAGCTGCGCTCCTACATTCTGGGCCGGCGCCACGAGTACCGGCTGCCTAACGGCCAGATTGCCATCATTCCGGAAGAGTGGTTTTCGCAATACTTGGAGCTTTTCGCGTTTTCGGAGGAAAACGATAACACGCTTACGCTGCGCAAACATCATTTGGCCTTGGTCTCAGACTTGCAAAATGGCAACCTGGCCACCGTGACTATGTCGCGGAAGCTGGAAAAGCTGCGCGGCTTCGAAACGGTGGAAGAACAGGCTATGCCTGCTGGGTTTAAAGGCAAATTGCGCCCTTATCAGAAGGCGGGCTATGACTGGCTGCACTTCGTGAAAGACTATGGCTTCGGTGGCTGCTTGGCCGATGACATGGGCCTAGGCAAAACCATTCAAACTCTGGCCTTGCTTCTTCAGCGCAAAGAAAGCGGCGATAGTTCTGGCTCGGCTTCGCTACTCGTAATGCCTACCTCATTGGTTTTCAACTGGATGAGCGAAGCCTTTAAGTTTGCGCCTAGCTTGCGTTTGCTTATTTACACGGGTACCTACCGCGACAAAAACGTAGAGCAATTCTCGGATTACGATGTGGTGCTAACTAGCTACGGTATCGTGCGCCTTGATGCGGAACTCCTCAAAACTTACAAGTTCGACTACGTGATTCTGGATGAGTCGCAGGCGATTAAAAATCCATCCTCTACCACGTCGCAGGCAGTACGCGGGCTGCACTCGCGCCACCGGCTTATTCTGACTGGTACGCCGGTTGAGAACAGCACGATGGACTTGTGGTCGCAGATGTCATTTATCAATCCCGGCTTGCTGGGCTCGCAGGCGTTTTTCCGCAAGGAGTTTCTTAAGCCCATTGAAAAAGGCAAAGACGAAACCCGCACTCGAAAGCTCCATGCGCTTATCAAACCCTTTATTCTGCGTCGTCATAAAGCCCAGGTAGCTAAAGAGTTGCCGGAGAAGATAGAGAACCTAAGTTACTGCTCCATGACGGATGAACAGGCGCAGTGCTACGAGGAAACCAAAAGCTTCTACCGCAATAAGATTCTGCGCAATATTGAGGAGCACGGTACGGCTAGCACGCAGTTTATGCTGCTGCAAGGCCTGACCAAGCTGCGCCAGATTGCCAACCATCCGCGCATGGCCGACGAAACCTACGAAGCAGAATCGGGCAAGCTGCGCGAAGTAGTGCGCATGATTCGGAGCGTGGTGGCAGAGGGACACAAGGTGTTGGTATTTAGCCAGTTTGTGAAGCACCTCGATATTGTGCGGGCTTCGCTCGATGAAAAGCAAATCGAATATGCTTACCTCGATGGCAACACCCGTGACCGGCACAAGGAAGTAGCCCGTTTCCAGGAAACCGAGGATCTGCGGGTCTTCCTTATTTCGCTAAAAGCGGGTGGAGTAGGCCTCAATCTTACCGCCGCCGATTATGTGTTTATTCTCGACCCGTGGTGGAACCCGGCCGTGGAAGCACAGGCCGTTGACCGCGCCCACCGCATAGGCCAGCAGCGAACCGTGTTTACGTATAAGTTTATCTCGAAGAACACGGTAGAAGAGAAGATCCTGGCTTTGCAGAATAAGAAAATTCAACTCGTCACGGACTTGATTTCAACCGACGAGACAATTATCAAGAGCCTGACGAAAGAGGATATCGAGGAGTTGCTGGGCTAG